The genome window ACCGGGTGCACGTGCCGGCTTTTGCCGCACGAATTCTCCAACGCCCACTTAATCATCGATAATATCCGCCGAAACGGCATTATCGACGGCATCTTTCCGCTGCCTGACCGGTCCCGCTTCTTCTTAAAGATCCAGGACGGATGCAACGGGAAATGCAGTTATTGCGTGGTCCCTTATCTTCGCGATGTGATAAGCAGCAAGCCTTTCGCGCGGATCCGGGAAGAGATCGATTGGGCTATTAAATGCGGTTTCAACGAGATCGTCCTGGTTGGCGCCAATATCGGACTTTATGGTTTGGACAGCGGTTCATCGCTGACGGCGCTGGCCCGCGAACTCGGATCGATCCCTGACCTGCCGCGGATCCGTCTTTCATCGATCGAGCCGACCTTTATCATAGCCGATCTGGTATCCGCGCTCAAAGGTCTGCCCCTGTGCCGGCATTTTCACATCCCTATACAAAGCGCCGACGACGACATCCTGCGCGTCATGAACCGGGGCTATACGGTGCGCGAACTTGCGGAAAAGATCGAGCTGCTCGACCGGTCTTTCCCGGACGCGGGCCTGGGTGCCGATATCATCGCCGGTTTCCCGGGCGAGGATAACGAACGCTTTAAGAACACATACCGCTTTATCCGGGAACAGCCATTCATGCATCTGCATATCTTTCCCTATTCGCCGCGGCCGGTCACCAAGGCCTACGAACTGGGAGATCCGGTGAGCACGACTGAAAAGAAAAAGCGCCTGTGGGAGCTTAAAAACCTGATCAAGGACAAGAACAAGGTTTTTCGCCAGGCCATGCTCGGGAAGGCATACCAGGTGACCGTGGAAAGGAAAAAGGACCGCCTCTACGGATTGTCCGACACATATGTCCGCGTGCTGATCAACGAAGGCGAAGAAAAAGATCTGCGCCTCGTGCGGATCACAAGCGTATCGGACCGCGAGACCGCGGGCGTTGTCGTTGGACATGAGTAAACACCGCATCTATATAAAGACATTCGGTTGCCAGATGAACAAGAACGACTCGGACGTGATCTACGCGCTGATATCGTCGGCCGGCCACGAACCCGCGCAGGATCCACAGGACGCCGATGTGTACCTGGTCAACACTTGTTCGGTGCGCGCGCATGCGGAAAAAAGAGCTGTTGGCCATATTACATCCATGAAAAAATGGCGCATCGCGTCGGCGGAGCGCGTGCTCGGAGTAATCGGCTGCATGGCGCAGAAAATGGGCGCGGATATCGCGGTCAGGTTTCCTTATGTCGACCTGGTCCTGGGTCCGGACTCGTACGCACAGATCCACCGCCATATTGATAACATCTGCGCAAACCGCACCAAGATCATCGACACGAGCCTATCGGACACGACATACTGCGGCATCTACCATAATCCACGCGGGATCACCGATTTTGTCTCGATCATGCGCGGCTGCGACAATTTCTGTTCCTACTGCGTTGTCCCCTTTGTCCGGGGCCGGGCGCGTTCGCGACCGGCAGAAGATATCATCACCGAGATCGCCGGCCTGGTGGCTGGAGGGGTCAAGGATATCACCCTGCTCGGCCAGAACGTCAACGAATATTCCTACTCAAACATCGGTTTTGACGACCTGCTATCCATGGTCGCTGAACGCACCAGCGTTTTCCGGCTCCGCTTCCTTACTTCGCACCCAAAAGATCTTAAGCCTTCCATCATCGGAGCGGTAAGCAAACACCGCAACGTATGCGACTGGTTCCACCTTCCACTCCAGTCGGGGTGCGACCGCATACTATCTCTGATGAACCGCAGCTACACTGCCGCCGCGTACTCAAACCTGGTCGCGCAGATCAGGAATACCCTGCCCGAGGCAACGGTCACCACCGATATCATCGCCGGGTTCCCGACCGAAACCGACGCGGAATTCGAGCAAACACTGACCTTGCTGGAGAAGATCCGATTCGATAACATTTACATGTATTACTACTCGCCGCGGGAAGGCACCGAAGCCGCGAAACTCGAAATACTGCCCGAAGAAAAACGCAAGCACCGTCTGCAGACCCTGATCGACCTTCAGAACCGCATATTTAAGGAACGCATGAACGAGATGGTAGGCAAGACCTATGAAGTTCTTTTTGAATCGGGATCGTTAAGCGGCGGCGCCAGGGGCAAAACCCGCGGTAACACCGATGTGATCGTCCGGGAGAAGATCGCGCCGGGCGAGATCAGGCAGGTGCTGATCTCGGAAGTACATGGCATAACGCCGGTCGGTGTAATACAATAAATATCGTCATCGTCTGAAATACACATCCCCCATCCCCCCTTTTCTAAAGGGGGAAAAAGGAGGATTATAATAATAAAATATTGACTTGCTCTGTCAATCGATCAGTATCAGTCCCGTGTAAGTGCACGGGTCATCCAGTTTCTTGACGACCTCAAGCTTCAAACCGCAGTTCCTGACCGTCTGGTACACGTCAATGCCGCATGCCTCCATAGCCGGCCGGGCGTCTTCCGGGAACCGGCAAGGTTTCGTCAGATCGCATTTCGCGCAGAACCGACATGGTCCTGATGCCATGCCGAATGCTTTATAATGACCGTCAAGAAATATCGTGCGCTCAAGCCTGGACACCATCTTTTTGAACCGCATCCGGAGCGTGCGCTCTCCCCGGTAACGGATGTTCTCCACCTGGATCAATAGAGCCCTTGAATATTCCTTCATCATCTTTCTGGTGTAGTCGGGCGTCGGCGAGTGCGGCGGACAGGTGTACCGCGTATTGTAACAATCACATCCGTACTGACACTTCAGGCGCACCCAGTTCCCGATGACTACATTTCTGGCACTGACGATCCGCGCGCGCGTCGCTCCCAGTGCCAGTGCTTGCTTGACGTATTTCCTGAGATCACTCATGGCCGCTCCTTTTTATTGTTTCCAGATCCATGACCGTGTTTATTTCCAAAGCGCTTTTATCCTGCCGGATACGCTTGACCCGGGCGAACCTTAAAGCATACCGCGAATCATAATGAGGGCTGTCCTGCACGTCATTGAACTCGATCTCCACCACGACCTCGGGTTTTACATATATTGTCCATTGGTCCTCATGCACCTTTATCTGCGGCAGGGTTTTGGTAAGCCAGCCCATCATCTCGTCGGTCAGTCCCTTGAATGTCTTGCCTACCATCAGGTATTTGGTGCGCGTTTCATCCAGCACGCCGAGATGGAGGTTTGACAGCCAGCCTTTGCGCCGACCGTGTCCCCGTTCTGCCGCCAGGATCACGCAGTCGGCGGTGTGGACCCGCTTTATCTTGAACCAATACGCCCCGCGCTTGCCGGCATGATACCCGGACGACAGCAGTTTGACCACAACACCTTCATTCCCCTGATCGATCGATTCCTCGAAAAATCGCCGGGCCTTGTCCAGGTCCGCCGCCGCGAGCCGCGAAGCCAGATACGACGCGGGCATGATGTCCTTCAAAATACCCCGCCGCTTTTCATAATCCCAGGATGTCATATCCTGCCCGGCCGCGAACAGGATATCGAAGATCCTGGGCACGACCGGCACCGCGGTCTGGACCGCAGCGATGTTTTTTTTGCGGGTGGTCCGTCGGGCGAGTTTCTGAAATGCCACGGCCCGTCCGTGGCTATCGATCCCGATCGCCTCGCCGTCAACGATATAGTCTCCATTGACCGGTACGTCCTGCATCATGAGCACGAGGTCGGGAAAGTGGCTGGTAATATCCTTGAGGTACCGGGAAAAGATCTTGACATCCTTCCC of bacterium contains these proteins:
- a CDS encoding ATP-dependent DNA ligase produces the protein MFFSELVQYSTLIRKAAGRNEKIEIIWQFLRKLDPGEAEIGVFFISGTIRQGKLNLAWKGLSSLISTAYVGGQPVDLKTVDGYLERSLNARGQEKVALLRPLFMRLDVLDKRYLSALILGDLRQGAGEGLVRQAIARFHELDEGDLERASLHEPSLAKLHAHLLVKGRDGIRDLSIRLFQPVKPMLAEVAESLDTIFSEHGNEGLALEHKLDGIRIQVHRHGKDVKIFSRYLKDITSHFPDLVLMMQDVPVNGDYIVDGEAIGIDSHGRAVAFQKLARRTTRKKNIAAVQTAVPVVPRIFDILFAAGQDMTSWDYEKRRGILKDIMPASYLASRLAAADLDKARRFFEESIDQGNEGVVVKLLSSGYHAGKRGAYWFKIKRVHTADCVILAAERGHGRRKGWLSNLHLGVLDETRTKYLMVGKTFKGLTDEMMGWLTKTLPQIKVHEDQWTIYVKPEVVVEIEFNDVQDSPHYDSRYALRFARVKRIRQDKSALEINTVMDLETIKRSGHE
- a CDS encoding MiaB/RimO family radical SAM methylthiotransferase; protein product: MAVLYNLGCKLNQYEGYCLRQKYAGDDDVIILNTCCVTREAETRSIRRFKHLARKFPDKKIIVTGCTCRLLPHEFSNAHLIIDNIRRNGIIDGIFPLPDRSRFFLKIQDGCNGKCSYCVVPYLRDVISSKPFARIREEIDWAIKCGFNEIVLVGANIGLYGLDSGSSLTALARELGSIPDLPRIRLSSIEPTFIIADLVSALKGLPLCRHFHIPIQSADDDILRVMNRGYTVRELAEKIELLDRSFPDAGLGADIIAGFPGEDNERFKNTYRFIREQPFMHLHIFPYSPRPVTKAYELGDPVSTTEKKKRLWELKNLIKDKNKVFRQAMLGKAYQVTVERKKDRLYGLSDTYVRVLINEGEEKDLRLVRITSVSDRETAGVVVGHE
- a CDS encoding DUF2284 domain-containing protein, which produces MSDLRKYVKQALALGATRARIVSARNVVIGNWVRLKCQYGCDCYNTRYTCPPHSPTPDYTRKMMKEYSRALLIQVENIRYRGERTLRMRFKKMVSRLERTIFLDGHYKAFGMASGPCRFCAKCDLTKPCRFPEDARPAMEACGIDVYQTVRNCGLKLEVVKKLDDPCTYTGLILID
- the miaB gene encoding tRNA (N6-isopentenyl adenosine(37)-C2)-methylthiotransferase MiaB, with translation MSKHRIYIKTFGCQMNKNDSDVIYALISSAGHEPAQDPQDADVYLVNTCSVRAHAEKRAVGHITSMKKWRIASAERVLGVIGCMAQKMGADIAVRFPYVDLVLGPDSYAQIHRHIDNICANRTKIIDTSLSDTTYCGIYHNPRGITDFVSIMRGCDNFCSYCVVPFVRGRARSRPAEDIITEIAGLVAGGVKDITLLGQNVNEYSYSNIGFDDLLSMVAERTSVFRLRFLTSHPKDLKPSIIGAVSKHRNVCDWFHLPLQSGCDRILSLMNRSYTAAAYSNLVAQIRNTLPEATVTTDIIAGFPTETDAEFEQTLTLLEKIRFDNIYMYYYSPREGTEAAKLEILPEEKRKHRLQTLIDLQNRIFKERMNEMVGKTYEVLFESGSLSGGARGKTRGNTDVIVREKIAPGEIRQVLISEVHGITPVGVIQ